The Sulfolobus acidocaldarius DSM 639 genome has a window encoding:
- a CDS encoding ATP-binding protein, which produces MIFIDRERELEAIRERLNSDKLELILIYGRRRIGKTSLVLEAIKGYPSVYYLATEGRNNLAKFKQTAERVFPNIKFVKEDWESMFFALRDKVVVIDEFPYLIREDKAISSIFQKIIDEVLAGTKTKIILLGSSISTMSDILSYKSPLYGRRTASMLVNELKFKELRRLGFDLNEAIKIFGFAGGVPYYLTKVKTPFLDWINTELKKVDSFIKDEVDFLLRYEFQEISTYKEILLAIAMGKNSLGEIRDFVGVGGEVSSYLKKLERIGIIEREVPVLESKKSKKGKYIIKDKFVNFWFRFTYPNLSEIEEGIFEISEREYNEYLGRIFEEVAVQYLKERYRLNKVGRHWYKDVEIDILDKDLKLAGECKWSEKVNGTKVLYDLKGKLERLNLNVNKIVIFAKSFYKKDESEEVEYIDLEKLKEWYNKGNVT; this is translated from the coding sequence ATGATATTTATAGATAGGGAGAGAGAATTAGAGGCAATCAGAGAAAGACTTAACTCAGATAAACTGGAGCTAATTTTAATTTATGGCAGGAGGAGGATAGGTAAGACGTCATTGGTTCTTGAAGCAATTAAAGGGTACCCATCAGTATATTACCTTGCTACTGAAGGTAGAAATAATTTAGCAAAGTTCAAACAGACCGCTGAAAGGGTTTTCCCTAACATAAAATTCGTCAAAGAAGATTGGGAATCTATGTTTTTCGCCCTAAGGGACAAGGTAGTAGTAATTGACGAATTTCCATATTTAATCCGGGAGGATAAGGCTATTTCTTCAATCTTTCAAAAAATAATAGATGAGGTGCTCGCTGGTACTAAAACGAAGATTATCCTTTTAGGTTCATCTATCTCCACAATGAGCGATATACTGTCCTATAAGAGTCCTCTTTACGGAAGGAGGACAGCTTCTATGCTGGTCAATGAATTGAAATTTAAGGAATTGAGAAGACTCGGATTTGATCTAAATGAGGCAATTAAAATTTTCGGTTTTGCAGGAGGAGTTCCTTATTACCTCACTAAAGTAAAAACCCCGTTTCTAGATTGGATAAATACTGAACTTAAAAAAGTAGATTCGTTTATTAAGGACGAAGTAGACTTTCTGCTAAGGTACGAATTTCAGGAGATCTCTACCTATAAGGAGATATTATTGGCTATTGCTATGGGGAAAAATAGTTTAGGGGAGATTAGGGATTTCGTCGGGGTTGGAGGAGAAGTGTCTTCTTACCTAAAGAAGTTAGAGAGAATAGGGATAATTGAGAGAGAGGTTCCTGTCCTGGAGAGTAAAAAGTCCAAGAAGGGTAAATATATTATTAAGGATAAGTTCGTAAACTTCTGGTTTAGGTTCACATATCCCAATCTTAGTGAAATAGAGGAGGGTATATTTGAAATAAGTGAAAGGGAATATAATGAGTATCTAGGGAGGATATTTGAGGAAGTTGCTGTCCAGTACTTAAAGGAGAGGTATAGGTTAAATAAAGTAGGCAGACATTGGTATAAGGACGTTGAAATTGATATTCTAGATAAGGACTTGAAGTTAGCTGGAGAATGTAAGTGGAGTGAGAAAGTTAATGGCACTAAAGTACTATATGATTTGAAGGGAAAGTTGGAGAGGTTAAATCTGAATGTAAATAAAATAGTAATATTTGCAAAAAGTTTCTATAAGAAAGACGAATCTGAAGAAGTAGAATATATTGACTTAGAAAAGTTAAAAGAGTGGTATAACAAAGGTAACGTAACTTAA
- a CDS encoding tRNA 4-thiouridine(8) synthase ThiI has protein sequence MPLIALTPSGEIAIKSSRSRRRFERILIKNIGKVIRVKSYKLDQGIIILNTDDDYSKLSKVFGISKYFEVYEFSFSSIQDIVNFVKDRFNQTVKGKKFAVKVKRVGNHSFNSMDVAREIGNALYPYSLGVDLENPDVKINLILRQDYGYVYTTENDGPRGFPVGSTGKTVVLFSGGFDSPVATWMLMKRGVRPILLNFELGGKVQRDLVLKEVDVLKQWSSNNDINVYFINGLDVTSKLVNAEPSLRILLLKRIMYNTARVLANKLRAYSITTGESLSQVSSQTMINLYVTEYDIDLPVFRPLIGFDKEEIIQMSRKIGTFEYSSKLPEYCVISNKSIVKSQLDKVLEEERKIEINYEELIKKAELVRI, from the coding sequence ATGCCACTTATAGCGCTTACTCCATCTGGAGAAATTGCTATAAAGTCGTCTCGCTCCAGAAGGAGATTCGAGAGAATATTAATAAAAAACATTGGGAAAGTTATTAGAGTTAAATCATATAAATTGGACCAAGGCATAATAATTCTAAATACAGATGATGATTACTCTAAATTATCAAAAGTCTTCGGAATATCTAAATATTTTGAAGTTTACGAATTTAGTTTTTCCTCGATCCAAGACATAGTGAACTTCGTAAAGGACAGGTTTAATCAGACAGTTAAAGGAAAAAAATTCGCTGTGAAAGTTAAACGAGTTGGTAACCACAGCTTTAACAGTATGGATGTAGCCAGAGAAATTGGCAATGCTCTATATCCCTATAGCCTTGGAGTTGACCTAGAAAATCCCGATGTCAAGATTAACCTAATATTAAGACAAGATTATGGTTACGTCTACACGACTGAAAATGATGGACCTAGGGGATTTCCAGTGGGTTCAACAGGAAAAACAGTTGTCCTATTTAGTGGTGGCTTCGATTCCCCCGTAGCTACATGGATGCTTATGAAGAGAGGAGTTAGACCAATATTACTTAACTTTGAATTAGGTGGAAAAGTTCAAAGAGATTTAGTTCTAAAGGAGGTTGACGTTCTAAAGCAATGGAGCAGTAATAACGACATAAATGTATACTTCATTAACGGACTCGACGTCACGTCAAAACTTGTAAATGCAGAACCTAGTCTAAGGATATTACTCCTGAAAAGAATAATGTACAATACGGCAAGAGTTTTGGCTAACAAGTTAAGGGCTTACTCCATAACTACAGGTGAATCTCTGTCACAAGTCTCTTCTCAGACAATGATTAACCTATACGTTACGGAGTACGATATAGATCTACCTGTTTTCAGACCCTTAATAGGATTCGACAAAGAAGAAATAATCCAAATGTCACGTAAAATAGGCACCTTTGAATACTCCTCAAAATTACCTGAGTATTGTGTAATCTCAAATAAATCTATCGTAAAGTCCCAGTTAGATAAGGTATTAGAAGAAGAGAGGAAAATTGAGATAAATTACGAGGAACTTATAAAGAAAGCAGAATTAGTTAGGATTTGA
- a CDS encoding inositol-3-phosphate synthase, producing MIRTAILGVGNVASALVQALEMVKQGEKIQGCLTSLPYKPDEIEVVAAFDIDKRKVGYKLREAIFQKPNVVPKYVDVRGDVVVKKGVVLDSLEGILERIIELSDEKESDISQVLKDEKVDVVINLLPTGVVKASEYYAEEALKAGSAFINATPTSLVNQFSSAYKEKGIPIFGDDLLSQIGGTSLHTGLIEFLKSKGVQVLRTYQVDIAGNTEVLVTLEDWRKDLKKGIKSNFISKHIDGAEVVAGTTDYVEFLGDRRVSYIVVEGLYSFGIPVRIDVSLKSQDAPNAVAPLVDLIRIAKMLKESRVGGSIPEVSGYYFKKPPVVYSSMEESRKVLLEYISKVTS from the coding sequence ATGATAAGGACAGCAATTTTAGGAGTCGGCAACGTAGCTAGTGCTTTAGTTCAAGCCCTAGAGATGGTTAAGCAAGGTGAAAAAATTCAAGGTTGCCTCACTAGTTTACCCTATAAACCTGATGAAATTGAAGTTGTAGCTGCTTTTGACATAGACAAGAGAAAAGTTGGGTATAAACTTAGGGAAGCTATATTTCAAAAGCCAAATGTAGTTCCTAAATACGTAGACGTTAGAGGTGATGTTGTTGTAAAGAAGGGAGTTGTTTTAGACAGTTTAGAAGGAATATTAGAGAGGATTATTGAATTATCGGATGAGAAAGAGAGTGACATATCACAGGTATTAAAGGACGAAAAAGTAGACGTTGTTATAAATTTACTACCAACTGGAGTCGTAAAGGCAAGTGAATATTATGCCGAGGAGGCATTAAAAGCCGGATCAGCATTTATCAATGCAACTCCCACAAGTTTAGTAAATCAATTCTCTAGTGCATATAAGGAGAAGGGGATACCAATATTTGGAGACGACCTGTTGAGCCAAATAGGAGGTACATCACTTCATACAGGGCTAATAGAGTTTTTAAAGAGCAAGGGGGTCCAGGTTCTCAGAACATATCAGGTTGATATCGCAGGAAACACTGAGGTTCTCGTTACATTGGAAGATTGGAGAAAAGACTTAAAGAAAGGTATAAAGAGTAATTTCATATCTAAGCATATTGATGGTGCTGAAGTTGTTGCCGGAACAACTGACTATGTTGAATTTTTAGGAGATAGAAGAGTGAGTTACATTGTAGTTGAGGGTTTGTATTCATTTGGAATTCCTGTGAGAATTGATGTCTCATTGAAATCACAAGACGCACCAAACGCAGTAGCTCCTTTAGTGGACTTAATTAGAATAGCTAAAATGTTAAAGGAGAGTAGGGTTGGTGGTTCAATACCAGAGGTTTCCGGTTATTACTTCAAAAAACCTCCTGTTGTTTACTCATCGATGGAGGAGTCCCGGAAGGTCTTGTTGGAGTATATTTCTAAAGTCACTAGTTAG